Genomic segment of Arctopsyche grandis isolate Sample6627 chromosome 11, ASM5162203v2, whole genome shotgun sequence:
cacaaatattatTCTGGACTGAATCACtttgaattaatattaatataatataaagtgagatttatattattaaacccCACTGTAATCAAACGAGTGCCATCTTTTGGAAATATTACAATGAAAGTTAGTATCAAATTTATacaatagatgtcactaaaaaaataacaagaCAAAGCTCAGTCGTTCAATTGGAATGAATCCATCGCTGATCAGGATTAAATGCAGAGACGATGGAGTGTAGGCTGTGTCTTGGATCGGCCACggccgagtcttccgtctcGATCTTCGACGATCCTCATCCAGAGTCTTTCCTGCAACGCATTTGGATCTGCTGTCAAATACAGGTCGGTGCTTTATAGCAGGTTACAATATTGTGTACCCAATTGTTTAACTCTTATTCCCACCTTTTCTCAACTCCAGGTTAAGAGAGACGATGGCCTGCCGgacacggtgtgtctttcgtgtaagactaATCTGGAATCGTTAACCATTTTTCGAAATGCTTGTCTTCAAAGTAACGAAACGTCTAAACTGCGGTTGGATGAGTGTTCGAAGATCAAGATTGAAGAAGTTTTGTTGGAAGATGTAATATGGAGCAATGAGTCGGTCGTTAATTCGTTACCGAACGTTTGTAATTCTTCTACCAAAGACGAGGTCAATGAACGGGGATCGAATATCTTCGGGAGAAGCGACTCTAAGCAAACTAATCAATCAATTGAAAATGTAAATTCATCGGTAGAGTGATTCATTTCACAGAAAGCTTAAATGTATTAAACATTGTATAAggtttcttttattttacagATGGATGCAGGAAAAGGTACTTCGTGTGATAATGGAAAAGAATTTATTGCAGATATCGAAACTCCATCAAAAAAGCCTTCATTACCGAAAATTCACCAGAGAAACCTTTCATCATTGGcttgtgaaatttgttcaaagacGTTTACCATTAAATCTAAACTTGTGATGCATAAAAGATCACATACTGGTGAAAAACCTtaccaatgtgacatttgttgcAAATCATTTGCTAttaaatctagccttgtgaaGCATTTGAAATGTCACGTTGAAGGAGGGccttataaatgtaatatttgtttaaaattatttgttcaCAAATCTCTACTCTTGTCGCATGAGATAACGCATATTGGGatgaaaccacacaaatgtgatctttgtttaaaatcattcgttCGAAAATCTGAACTTTCGAGACATCTGAGATCTCACACTAGTGAAAGGccttacaaatgtgatatttgcttaaaatcattctcCTACAAATCCAACCTCGTGCAACATACAAAATTGCACACGGAGAtcaaaccacacaaatgtgacttttgtttaaaatcatttcgtcGGAGATCTCAACTCGTGttccatttgagatctcacactggggaaaagcctTTCAAGTGTGATATTTGTCTTAAATCATTTCTTTATAAATCTGACCTCGTAAAGCACGACAGATGTCATACTGACAATAAGCCTTACAAATGTGACGTGTGTTTGAAATCATTCGCTATTAAATCGAACCTTGTGAAACATTTGAAAtgtcatactggggaaaaattatacaaatgtgatatctgttcaaaatcattcgttCACAGACATGATTTTGTTTCACATGAGATGACGCATACTTTCATggaaaaaccacacaaatgtgatatttgtttaaagtcctttattaaaaagtttcaaCTTGTGAGACATTCAAGATCTCACACCGGGGAAAGGCCGTACAAATGTGACATCTGTTTGAAATCATTCGTTTACAAATATCACCTTGTGCAACATAAGTCGTTACATTCGGAGAAGAAGCCGTTCAAGTGCGACATTTGCTCTAAATCGTTCGCTGCCAAATATCACATTTCCAggcatttaagatctcacactggggaaaagccgTACAAGTGTGacgtttgtttgaaatcatttactgaaaaatctgGACTCGAACTGCACAAAAAGTTGCACACTGgagtaaaaccacacaaatgtgacatttgttcaaaatcgtttcGTCGGAAAACTTATATCATCGGTCATTTGCGGTCTCACACTGGGGAAAGGCCGTACAAGTGTGATATCTGTTTGAAATCATTCATTCACAAATCTCATCTGGTGAAACATAAAGGATCTCATTCTGAGAATAAGCCGTtcgaatgtgaaatttgttcaaaatcgttttcTGATAAATATCACATTGCGAGACATTTGAaatctcacactggggaaaagcctCACAAGTGTGATCTTTGTTTGAAATcgtttactgaaaaatatagcCTTGTTTCGCATAAGAAATTGCATagtgggataaaaccacacaaatgtgatgtttgtttACTTACATTTTCTGATAAACGGTATCTTGTAAATCACCTGAGATCGCACGCTGGGGAATAATACTACATAATTTCTCAATAACTTGAACTCCGTTGAAAGTCCGCCACGCTAAAAATTTCGCCATCATTtcaaactagaattatttagaaatccaatagaaagcaggtataaaaattgtagctaatccaaacaaaccctagagataactaccgccgaggatttcgagttttgtaaaggtgtgtttagactctctaatatatcttgcaacaatataaaataaataaaataaatctattagtgaatgtatttttccaaaactagttccatcttcttcattgttgttaaaatgtaatgctcacaatctaaatgctaagccacaatctaaaatactcagcagttagggatttccatcgggaaattctgctatggttataaatttagaaattccggtgtaaaccagtctttataaacattgacacggattacaaaACCCATGTTCTATGCATTTTTGGCCCATGATCacatactggggaaaagccgttcaaatgtgacatttgttgcAAATCATTTGCTataaaatctagccttgtgaaGCATTTGAAATGTCACGTTGGAGGAGGGccttataaatgtgatatttgtttaaaatcattcgtgTATAAATCTCTACTTGACTCGCATGAGATAACGCATATTGGGGTAAAACcgaacaaatgtgacatttgtttaaagtcTTTCTTCCGAAGTTCTGAACTTTCGAGACATTCGAGATCTCACACTAGCGAAAGAccgtacaaatgtgatatttgtttaaaatcgtttgctTACAAATCTAACCTTGTGCAgcataaaaaattgcacaccgagataaaaccacacaaatgtgacatttgtttaaaatcatttcgtcGAAAATTTCAACTAGTGTTCCATTCGAGATCTCATACAGGAGAAAGGCCTTATAAATGTGAtacttgtttaaaatcatttctttACAAATCTGATCTCGTAAAACATAACAGAAGTCATTCTGAGAATAAGccttacaaatgtgacatttgttttaaatcatttgctCTTAAATATCACGTTGCGAGGCATTTGATATgtcacactggggaaaagccgTACAAGTGTGATGTTTGTTTGAAATCTTTTACTGACAAATCTACTCTTATATCACACCAAAAATTGCACACTgggataaagccacacaaatgtgacatttgtttaaaatcgtttattaaaaaatctgaACTTGTtagacatttgagatctcacactggTGAAAGGCCATTCAAATGTGACGTCTGTTCAAAAGCATTTGTTCACAAATCTCATCTTGTAAAACATGAAAGGTCTCATTCTGAGAAAAAACCCTACACATGCGAAGTTTGTTCGAAATCATTTGCTGTTAAATACCACTTTTCGAGGCATTTGAGatctcatactggggaaaagccgtacaagtgtgacatttgtcttAAATCATTTACTGTGAAATATCACATGGCGAGGCATTTGAGgtctcacactggggaaaagccttacaagtgtgatatttgtttaaagtcaTTTGCTGATAAACGTTACCTCGTGAGGCATTTGAGTTCTCACTAGAGAAAATCTATGTGATCTTTTCCCTGAAAATTTGAAGAATTCGAGTGATCTCATATAAGGAAATactagcaatatatgtatgtaaatattattatttattattatcagcAAATCTTTGCTATATAAACCGTACCCTCAG
This window contains:
- the LOC143919162 gene encoding uncharacterized protein LOC143919162, which produces MECRLCLGSATAESSVSIFDDPHPESFLQRIWICCQIQVKRDDGLPDTVCLSCKTNLESLTIFRNACLQSNETSKLRLDECSKIKIEEVLLEDVIWSNESVVNSLPNVCNSSTKDEVNERGSNIFGRSDSKQTNQSIENVNSSMDAGKGTSCDNGKEFIADIETPSKKPSLPKIHQRNLSSLACEICSKTFTIKSKLVMHKRSHTGEKPYQCDICCKSFAIKSSLVKHLKCHVEGGPYKCNICLKLFVHKSLLLSHEITHIGMKPHKCDLCLKSFVRKSELSRHLRSHTSERPYKCDICLKSFSYKSNLVQHTKLHTEIKPHKCDFCLKSFRRRSQLVFHLRSHTGEKPFKCDICLKSFLYKSDLVKHDRCHTDNKPYKCDVCLKSFAIKSNLVKHLKCHTGEKLYKCDICSKSFVHRHDFVSHEMTHTFMEKPHKCDICLKSFIKKFQLVRHSRSHTGERPYKCDICLKSFVYKYHLVQHKSLHSEKKPFKCDICSKSFAAKYHISRHLRSHTGEKPYKCDVCLKSFTEKSGLELHKKLHTGVKPHKCDICSKSFRRKTYIIGHLRSHTGERPYKCDICLKSFIHKSHLVKHKGSHSENKPFECEICSKSFSDKYHIARHLKSHTGEKPHKCDLCLKSFTEKYSLVSHKKLHSGIKPHKCDVCLLTFSDKRYLVNHLRSHAGE